One Candidatus Scalindua japonica DNA segment encodes these proteins:
- a CDS encoding phosphomethylpyrimidine synthase ThiC encodes MKMGIARRDLDWKTQFETAITSEKTEEIRKNRPPIEDETCTMCSSVFSLKGVMEYYEDDLKDSRKKNYSAALQI; translated from the coding sequence AGACCTTGACTGGAAAACCCAGTTTGAAACTGCTATCACTTCAGAAAAAACTGAGGAGATCAGGAAAAACAGGCCGCCTATCGAAGATGAGACATGCACAATGTGCAGCTCGGTCTTCTCGTTAAAAGGTGTGATGGAATATTATGAAGATGACCTGAAGGATAGCAGAAAAAAAAACTACTCTGCAGCTTTACAAATTTAA